One Kineococcus radiotolerans SRS30216 = ATCC BAA-149 DNA window includes the following coding sequences:
- a CDS encoding PIN domain-containing protein, producing MTHLLDTKAVLDLLALPAGTTTNLPADAIVHISVITQVELDYGIASAVDAPTSLARPVVLQQVLGTWKPLPIDGAVASVFLGIARGALLAGQKPRNRMNDLMIAATAVSRRWTLVTGDLVRAVEAITSVVTLR from the coding sequence TTGACCCACCTGCTCGACACCAAGGCCGTCCTCGACCTGCTCGCCCTGCCCGCGGGGACGACGACCAACCTGCCCGCTGACGCCATCGTCCACATCAGCGTCATCACCCAGGTCGAGCTCGACTACGGCATCGCCTCAGCCGTGGACGCCCCGACCTCCCTGGCGCGGCCCGTGGTGCTCCAGCAGGTGCTCGGCACCTGGAAGCCCCTGCCCATCGACGGCGCCGTCGCTTCCGTCTTCCTCGGCATCGCCCGCGGTGCCCTGCTCGCCGGGCAGAAGCCGCGGAACCGGATGAACGACCTGATGATCGCGGCGACCGCCGTGTCGCGGCGCTGGACGCTGGTGACCGGTGACCTCGTCCGAGCCGTCGAAGCCATCACCTCCGTCGTCACGCTGCGCTGA
- a CDS encoding ABC transporter substrate-binding protein: MNRRTFNRLLGAGAVTAAATATTACGGSSSGSSDGAVRYAWWGDAVRQKNYEAALAVFSKENPDVTVRPEFADYTAFQERITVQMAGRNVPELFWIPSPQVLTYEAAGLYRTLDDLEDFDLSDYPPELLETFKLGGQLNTMPRSVFTPCVRWNQTFLEEAGAELPAYDEASWTWDALAEFLIDYSADNPQGRKGAAYCANGDMVFESWVRQHGGDLWTEEGTLGFEPEVLEGWFAWWENLRAKGATLELSEQEGADGEWSLIGEKALLTLQNSNHIVDEAQQFPDYDFQQRMTPANADATPGFRFGYLSRIAMYARTAEGSLPGAAKLLNFNLNDARMVSQTGLTVGAPANPRILAEIRPDATPDEIKLLDLVDEEMKLEQRPRYEAPPGSGTWRDVMARTIEAVTLGSTSIPDASAAFISEVSREIDAAKK, translated from the coding sequence ATGAACCGACGTACCTTCAACCGTCTCCTGGGAGCAGGAGCCGTCACCGCGGCCGCGACGGCCACCACCGCCTGCGGCGGCAGCTCCAGCGGCTCTTCCGACGGCGCCGTCCGCTACGCGTGGTGGGGCGACGCCGTCCGCCAGAAGAACTACGAGGCCGCTCTGGCCGTCTTCTCCAAGGAGAACCCCGACGTCACCGTCCGCCCGGAGTTCGCCGACTACACCGCCTTCCAGGAACGCATCACCGTCCAGATGGCCGGGCGCAACGTCCCCGAGCTCTTCTGGATCCCCTCCCCCCAGGTCCTCACCTACGAGGCTGCCGGCCTGTACCGCACCCTCGACGACCTCGAGGACTTCGACCTGTCCGACTACCCCCCCGAACTCCTCGAGACCTTCAAGCTCGGCGGCCAGCTCAACACCATGCCCCGGTCGGTCTTCACCCCCTGCGTGCGCTGGAACCAGACCTTCCTGGAGGAAGCCGGCGCGGAGCTGCCCGCCTACGACGAAGCGAGCTGGACGTGGGACGCCCTGGCGGAGTTCCTCATCGACTACTCCGCCGACAACCCCCAAGGCCGCAAGGGCGCCGCCTACTGCGCCAACGGCGACATGGTCTTCGAGTCCTGGGTCCGCCAGCACGGGGGCGACCTGTGGACCGAGGAGGGAACCCTCGGCTTTGAACCGGAGGTGCTGGAGGGCTGGTTCGCCTGGTGGGAGAACCTGCGCGCCAAGGGGGCGACCCTGGAGCTCTCCGAGCAGGAAGGGGCGGACGGGGAGTGGTCCCTCATCGGGGAGAAAGCCCTGCTGACCCTGCAGAACTCCAACCACATCGTCGACGAGGCGCAGCAGTTCCCCGACTACGACTTCCAGCAGCGGATGACCCCGGCCAACGCCGACGCCACCCCCGGCTTCCGCTTCGGCTACCTCAGCCGCATCGCCATGTACGCGCGCACCGCCGAGGGCTCCCTCCCCGGTGCCGCCAAGCTGCTGAACTTCAACCTCAACGACGCCCGCATGGTCTCCCAGACCGGACTCACCGTCGGCGCACCGGCGAATCCCCGCATCCTCGCCGAGATCCGCCCCGACGCCACACCCGACGAGATCAAGCTCCTCGACCTCGTCGACGAGGAGATGAAGCTGGAACAGCGCCCCCGCTACGAGGCTCCCCCGGGATCGGGTACCTGGCGCGATGTCATGGCCCGCACCATCGAAGCCGTCACCCTGGGCAGCACCAGCATCCCCGACGCGTCGGCGGCCTTCATCAGTGAGGTCAGCCGCGAGATCGACGCAGCGAAGAAGTGA
- a CDS encoding alpha-amylase family protein, with product MTALDEASAAIPADVPAAIPADTSAGDPDLWWYAPFRMYQTNLREIDADLDVDAVLDHIVAFGANAWLLNVGGIISNYPTRLSFQTPNPVLAQRPSGDLVGDAVSAAHARGVRVMARMDFSKVARPIAEAHPDWLYLDPAGQRQELNGLTSVCPSGAYYQEHLVHVLEEVLDHAPVDGFFFNWMGYGEVDYAKRYRGVCQCLGCRRGFTAAHPGQSLPTGPESPAYPTWRRWSVAVIDGLLARARRTIATRRPEAPLVMGHTADIVFHEANNAVGRSMWHHQTSESVSAAKSYRPHVPVLVNSVAFYDMPYRLVAEEPHVLAQYHLQAIARGANPSTYVMSFPGRLDYASLPAASRIVRFHRDHAEVYDHLVPAARTALIRPDPLAVPEDDSDRGEEFRGLYEALLERHVPFDVVPAERLCELAGQLKRYRLLVLGDLGALPPASADVLEGFTAAGGRMLLTGSTGFVLDDPQLPSAGIGRRAAVLTGPEATWSSVVVPEEGSPVPILGSFHTLETAEVTAHRVLSRAPYGPPEKCYGHLELDTPAAVRSERVTTLAMTPGRAYRASGLSGLRDLVADEALRLLAADVEIVTDLPEQVEVVVGASRAGRVLHLRNLSGATRQSFHAPLPVRGSFLSYAGWPAGQRVRALVAGVELVAEADADGRGRVQLPELDLFEVLVEAT from the coding sequence ATGACCGCCCTGGACGAGGCTTCCGCTGCCATCCCCGCGGACGTGCCCGCCGCCATCCCCGCCGACACGTCAGCCGGGGACCCGGACCTGTGGTGGTACGCCCCGTTCCGGATGTACCAGACCAACCTGCGCGAGATCGACGCCGACCTCGACGTCGATGCCGTGCTCGACCACATCGTCGCGTTCGGGGCCAACGCCTGGCTGCTCAACGTCGGCGGGATCATCTCGAACTACCCCACCCGGCTGTCGTTCCAGACGCCGAACCCCGTCCTGGCCCAGCGCCCCTCCGGCGACCTCGTCGGTGACGCGGTGAGTGCGGCGCACGCACGCGGGGTCCGGGTGATGGCGCGCATGGACTTCTCCAAGGTGGCCCGCCCCATCGCCGAGGCGCACCCGGACTGGCTCTACCTCGACCCGGCCGGGCAACGGCAGGAGCTGAACGGGCTGACCAGCGTCTGCCCGTCCGGCGCCTACTACCAGGAGCACCTCGTCCACGTGCTCGAGGAGGTCCTCGACCACGCCCCCGTGGACGGGTTCTTCTTCAACTGGATGGGCTACGGCGAGGTCGACTACGCCAAGCGCTACCGCGGCGTCTGCCAGTGCCTGGGCTGCCGACGCGGCTTCACCGCAGCCCACCCCGGCCAGAGCCTGCCCACCGGACCCGAGTCGCCGGCGTACCCGACCTGGCGTCGATGGTCGGTCGCGGTCATCGACGGACTGCTCGCCCGAGCACGCCGCACCATCGCCACCCGCCGACCCGAGGCGCCGCTGGTCATGGGCCACACCGCGGACATCGTCTTCCACGAGGCCAACAACGCCGTCGGCCGCTCCATGTGGCACCACCAGACCTCCGAGAGCGTGTCGGCCGCGAAGTCCTACCGCCCGCACGTCCCCGTCCTGGTCAACTCCGTCGCCTTCTACGACATGCCCTACCGCCTCGTCGCCGAGGAACCCCACGTCCTGGCGCAGTACCACCTGCAGGCCATCGCGCGCGGGGCCAACCCCTCCACCTACGTCATGAGCTTCCCCGGCCGCCTGGACTACGCCAGCCTGCCCGCGGCCTCCCGCATCGTCCGGTTCCACCGCGACCACGCCGAGGTCTACGACCACCTCGTACCCGCCGCCCGCACCGCGCTGATCCGCCCGGATCCCCTCGCGGTCCCCGAGGACGACAGCGACCGGGGGGAGGAGTTCCGCGGACTCTACGAGGCGTTGCTGGAGCGCCACGTGCCCTTCGACGTGGTGCCCGCGGAACGCCTCTGCGAACTCGCCGGTCAGCTGAAGCGCTACCGCCTCCTCGTCCTGGGGGACCTCGGCGCGCTCCCGCCCGCGAGCGCGGACGTCCTCGAGGGCTTCACCGCCGCCGGGGGACGGATGCTGCTGACCGGCTCCACGGGCTTCGTCCTCGACGATCCCCAGCTGCCCTCGGCGGGGATCGGGCGCCGCGCCGCCGTGCTGACCGGGCCGGAGGCGACCTGGTCGTCGGTCGTGGTGCCGGAGGAAGGTTCTCCGGTGCCGATCCTCGGTAGCTTCCACACCCTCGAGACCGCGGAGGTCACGGCGCACCGGGTTCTCTCCCGGGCTCCCTACGGCCCGCCGGAGAAGTGCTACGGGCACCTCGAGCTCGACACCCCCGCCGCCGTGCGCTCCGAGCGAGTCACCACTCTGGCCATGACGCCCGGGCGGGCGTACCGCGCCAGCGGCTTGTCAGGGCTGCGCGATCTCGTGGCCGATGAGGCACTGCGGTTGCTGGCGGCGGATGTGGAGATCGTCACCGATCTTCCCGAGCAGGTCGAAGTCGTCGTCGGCGCCTCACGTGCCGGCCGGGTGCTGCACCTGCGCAACCTCAGCGGAGCCACCCGGCAGTCGTTCCACGCCCCCCTGCCGGTGAGGGGGTCCTTCCTCTCGTACGCGGGGTGGCCGGCGGGGCAGCGGGTGCGGGCACTGGTGGCGGGGGTCGAGCTCGTCGCCGAAGCCGACGCCGACGGCCGGGGCCGCGTGCAGCTGCCCGAGCTGGACCTGTTCGAGGTGCTCGTCGAGGCCACGTGA
- a CDS encoding GntR family transcriptional regulator gives MSVAPRFVLAPSSVVDALFEAVRQRIVTGELAGGEKLTEARVSSEYGVARTTAKACLERLTSSGLVRRSAHKSAVVTELGSTELSDLYFARSAVEGAAVRRLAGLQQVPAPALEAQERVVLAVEAGDFARQAAADMDFHAALVDGTGSERLARMHALIMGEVHLTMGQSQAHVVPGRSSVGDEHEAVLHAVTAGDVEGAVAALQTHLERAEARVQARLVRMGQRATDDRTGDTAHDTAGDVTGRPADDVTRATA, from the coding sequence ATGTCCGTGGCGCCGCGGTTCGTGCTCGCTCCCTCATCGGTGGTCGACGCCCTCTTCGAGGCCGTACGGCAGCGCATCGTCACCGGTGAGCTGGCCGGGGGCGAGAAGCTCACCGAAGCGCGCGTCTCCAGCGAGTACGGGGTCGCCCGCACCACCGCCAAGGCCTGCCTGGAGCGACTCACCAGCTCCGGTCTGGTCCGCCGCTCCGCCCACAAGTCCGCCGTGGTCACCGAGCTCGGCAGCACCGAGCTCTCCGACCTGTACTTCGCCCGCTCCGCCGTGGAAGGGGCAGCGGTACGCCGCCTCGCCGGGCTGCAGCAGGTGCCGGCCCCGGCTCTCGAAGCCCAGGAACGTGTCGTCCTGGCCGTCGAGGCCGGGGACTTCGCCCGCCAGGCCGCCGCCGACATGGACTTCCACGCCGCGCTCGTCGACGGGACGGGCAGCGAGCGCCTCGCTCGCATGCACGCACTGATCATGGGCGAGGTGCATCTGACGATGGGCCAGTCACAGGCCCACGTCGTTCCCGGGCGCAGCAGCGTGGGTGATGAGCACGAAGCCGTCCTCCACGCCGTCACCGCCGGCGACGTCGAGGGAGCGGTCGCGGCCCTGCAGACGCACCTGGAGCGGGCCGAGGCGCGCGTGCAGGCGCGCCTGGTCCGGATGGGGCAGCGCGCCACCGACGACAGGACCGGAGACACGGCGCACGACACGGCCGGAGACGTCACCGGTCGTCCCGCCGACGACGTCACCCGCGCCACGGCCTGA
- a CDS encoding carbohydrate ABC transporter permease: MATTLTPQTQTPGRTAPARRPRGDLRKHLLLTAFALLMIYPLAWMIISSFKPGNLILSQPGLIPSEVTFDNYRNGWNALGEPFSLFFVNSLLLTVGSIVGNLVSCSLAAYALARLEFRARRLYFGITLASVMLPMHVLVVPQYIFFSQLDMLNTYFPLLIPKFLATDAFFVFLMVQFIRTIPRDLDQAAAIDGAGPFRVFWSIILPLMKPALVTTTIFTFIWTWNDFFTPLIYLTSVDVYTVPVALNTMVNAETQNGVGALFAMSLLSLAPILVFFVIAQKYLIRGIATTGLK, from the coding sequence GTGGCCACCACCCTGACACCGCAGACGCAGACGCCCGGCCGTACCGCGCCGGCGCGCAGGCCCCGCGGGGACCTGCGCAAGCACCTCCTGCTGACCGCCTTCGCCCTCCTCATGATCTACCCGCTGGCATGGATGATCATCAGCTCGTTCAAGCCGGGCAACCTCATCCTCTCCCAGCCCGGCCTCATCCCCAGCGAGGTGACGTTCGACAACTACCGCAACGGGTGGAACGCGCTCGGGGAGCCCTTCTCGCTCTTCTTCGTCAACTCCCTGCTGCTGACCGTCGGCTCCATCGTCGGCAACCTCGTCTCCTGCTCCCTGGCCGCCTACGCCCTGGCGCGGCTGGAGTTCCGTGCCCGGCGTCTCTACTTCGGGATCACCCTCGCCTCCGTCATGCTGCCCATGCACGTCCTCGTCGTGCCGCAGTACATCTTCTTCTCGCAGCTGGACATGCTGAACACCTACTTCCCGCTGCTCATCCCGAAGTTCCTGGCGACCGATGCGTTCTTCGTCTTCCTCATGGTCCAGTTCATCCGCACCATCCCCCGTGACCTGGACCAGGCCGCGGCCATCGACGGCGCCGGTCCCTTCCGGGTCTTCTGGTCGATCATCCTCCCCCTGATGAAGCCGGCCCTGGTCACGACCACCATCTTCACGTTCATCTGGACCTGGAACGACTTCTTCACCCCCCTCATCTACCTGACCTCCGTCGACGTCTACACCGTCCCGGTCGCGCTCAACACCATGGTCAACGCGGAGACCCAGAACGGCGTGGGCGCCCTGTTCGCCATGTCCCTGCTCTCCCTGGCCCCCATCCTCGTGTTCTTCGTGATCGCGCAGAAGTACCTCATCCGCGGCATCGCGACGACCGGACTGAAGTGA
- a CDS encoding DUF4832 domain-containing protein: MTDTAPTSHRPLRGPRLRAAAAVTLGLLLVPAGAATTAAAGTASTAGARAGLAHDRSTTVSYRPSDAIIANPQRGFYRHTETHYRADGSGYTPLDAATLRGYRDDGVTQILRVFYLEKFAATPTLDPQWLSAVDADLATAREAGVSVIVRFAYAQGGAWPYSPPYGDAPLDVVLSHIEQLGPLLRTNSDVIATVQSGFVGLWGEGYYTDHFAADPADPGVLTEQDWAKRAAVVRALLDELPDDRTLQVRTMSMKQTILGVPTGEEGALTPDQAHDGTDLARVGHHNDCFLASPDDFGTFLSNPLALDEDYLAADTRYVPMGGETCTVNPPKSEWESASTLMARYHFSYLNRDYNQDVLNSWGGAGIEETAKRLGYRFVLEDSTVTAGSPRADGSPTVEVGVRNEGWAAPYNERPARLVLRNDEGTWAVPFTGDDASALPADARDWAPGTTTVITAEPCGVPKGKYDAYLDLPSPDASVQGDPDFSIRTANAGTWTAETGWNDLGQRVTVRATRSTPRECGDLGAVRLDHAAERATLAAITTALDGYAETGEVSGPVLQGLRESLRRAERHAVAGRADAAAAALERAVDRLAAPRRGDRLAEAARADLIGKVQAAIDQLA, encoded by the coding sequence ATGACCGACACCGCCCCCACCTCCCACCGCCCACTGCGGGGTCCCCGCCTGCGCGCTGCTGCCGCCGTGACGCTCGGTCTCCTCCTCGTCCCCGCCGGCGCCGCCACGACCGCCGCGGCCGGCACCGCCAGCACGGCGGGCGCGCGGGCGGGCCTCGCCCACGACCGCTCGACCACCGTCAGCTACCGGCCGAGCGACGCGATCATCGCCAACCCGCAACGCGGTTTCTACCGCCACACGGAGACCCACTACCGCGCGGACGGCTCCGGGTACACCCCCCTGGATGCGGCGACGCTGCGCGGTTACCGGGACGACGGTGTCACCCAGATCCTGCGCGTCTTCTACCTGGAGAAGTTCGCCGCCACCCCCACCCTCGATCCACAGTGGTTGTCAGCGGTGGATGCCGATCTGGCGACGGCCCGCGAGGCCGGCGTCTCCGTCATCGTGCGCTTCGCGTACGCCCAGGGTGGTGCCTGGCCCTACTCGCCCCCCTACGGCGACGCGCCGCTGGACGTCGTGCTCTCCCACATCGAGCAGCTCGGGCCGCTGCTGCGCACCAACTCCGACGTGATCGCCACCGTGCAGTCCGGTTTCGTGGGCCTGTGGGGCGAGGGGTACTACACCGACCACTTCGCCGCGGACCCGGCCGACCCCGGTGTCCTCACGGAACAGGACTGGGCGAAGCGGGCCGCTGTCGTGCGAGCGCTCCTGGACGAGCTGCCCGACGACCGCACCCTGCAGGTCCGCACGATGTCCATGAAGCAGACCATCCTCGGCGTCCCCACCGGCGAGGAGGGCGCACTGACCCCTGACCAGGCCCACGACGGAACGGACCTGGCGCGCGTGGGGCACCACAACGACTGCTTCCTCGCCAGTCCGGACGACTTCGGCACCTTCCTGTCGAACCCGCTGGCGCTGGACGAGGACTACCTCGCGGCGGACACCCGCTACGTCCCCATGGGCGGTGAGACCTGCACGGTGAACCCACCGAAGTCGGAGTGGGAGAGCGCCTCGACGCTCATGGCCCGCTACCACTTCAGCTACCTCAACCGGGACTACAACCAGGACGTCCTGAACTCGTGGGGTGGAGCGGGCATCGAGGAGACCGCCAAGCGGCTCGGCTACCGCTTCGTGCTCGAGGACAGCACCGTCACCGCAGGGTCACCCCGCGCGGACGGCTCACCCACCGTCGAGGTCGGTGTCCGCAACGAGGGGTGGGCCGCGCCGTACAACGAACGGCCCGCACGCCTCGTCCTGCGCAACGACGAGGGGACCTGGGCGGTCCCGTTCACGGGCGACGACGCCTCGGCCCTGCCCGCTGATGCCCGCGACTGGGCCCCCGGCACCACCACGGTCATCACCGCCGAACCCTGCGGCGTGCCCAAGGGGAAGTACGACGCCTACCTGGACCTCCCCTCACCCGACGCCTCCGTCCAGGGCGACCCGGACTTCTCGATCCGCACGGCGAACGCGGGCACCTGGACGGCCGAGACCGGCTGGAACGACCTGGGTCAGCGCGTGACCGTGCGAGCCACGCGGTCGACCCCCCGGGAGTGCGGTGACCTGGGAGCTGTCCGCCTGGACCACGCCGCCGAGCGCGCGACCCTGGCGGCGATCACCACCGCGCTGGACGGCTACGCCGAGACCGGGGAGGTCTCCGGACCGGTCCTGCAGGGGTTGCGGGAGAGCCTCCGCCGAGCCGAGAGGCACGCCGTCGCGGGTCGGGCGGACGCCGCGGCGGCCGCGCTCGAGCGTGCCGTGGACCGCCTCGCGGCGCCCCGGCGCGGCGACCGACTGGCAGAGGCCGCGCGCGCGGACCTCATCGGGAAGGTCCAGGCAGCGATCGACCAGCTCGCCTGA
- a CDS encoding MerR family transcriptional regulator — MRIGEVAAGAGVSVRVLRYYEEQGLLSAQRSPSGQRHYGETAVDRVKLIQQLYAAGLSSKAVAQLLPCVDTKTSTPEVRGRLRHERERIDRQIQELLAARAELDKVIHTAENPGSGYTYVA; from the coding sequence GTGCGGATCGGTGAGGTCGCCGCCGGTGCGGGGGTGAGTGTTCGAGTTCTGCGCTACTACGAGGAGCAGGGGCTGCTGTCCGCTCAGCGGAGCCCCAGTGGGCAGCGGCACTACGGTGAAACGGCCGTCGACCGGGTCAAGCTCATCCAGCAGCTCTACGCGGCGGGCCTGTCCAGCAAGGCGGTGGCCCAGCTGCTGCCGTGCGTCGACACCAAGACGTCCACCCCTGAAGTGCGCGGGCGGCTGAGGCACGAACGTGAACGGATCGATCGGCAGATCCAGGAGTTGCTGGCGGCCCGCGCGGAGCTCGACAAGGTGATCCACACCGCGGAGAACCCCGGGTCGGGCTACACCTACGTTGCCTGA
- a CDS encoding NAD(P)-dependent oxidoreductase produces the protein MPPGRTTGPQRPLPHDAAPRTPRRARGPHRPTKEYGMRVGFIGPGIMGRPMTANLVAAGHDVRCYGRSDASRERARSTGAEVTDSVAAACEDAEVVVTMLPAGPDVLAVTTGDDGVLPSMPPGAVLLDHSTISPDEAREVHAAATTAGVRCLDAPVSGGEAGAVEGTLAVMVGGDPQTLAHVRPVLDAVGSTIVHVGGPGAGQVVKAANQLVVAGNLQVLAEALVFLRAHLGEQDLPAALDVLGGGLAGSTALTRKRRALLEQHYQPGFRIALHDKDMGIVETAARHAGLALPVTSVVATMIAAVKARGGGDLDHSALAELAADLNGSAR, from the coding sequence ATCCCGCCGGGTCGAACCACCGGCCCGCAGCGGCCGCTGCCGCACGACGCAGCACCACGCACCCCACGACGGGCGCGTGGTCCTCACCGACCGACGAAGGAGTACGGCATGCGCGTGGGTTTCATCGGACCAGGGATCATGGGGCGGCCCATGACCGCCAACCTCGTCGCCGCAGGCCACGACGTCCGCTGCTACGGCCGCTCCGACGCCTCCCGGGAGCGGGCCCGCAGCACCGGCGCTGAGGTCACCGACAGCGTCGCCGCGGCCTGCGAGGACGCCGAAGTGGTGGTGACGATGCTGCCCGCCGGTCCCGACGTGCTCGCCGTCACCACCGGTGACGACGGAGTCCTGCCGTCGATGCCCCCGGGCGCGGTGCTGCTGGACCACTCCACCATCAGCCCCGACGAGGCCCGCGAGGTGCACGCGGCCGCGACCACGGCCGGCGTGCGCTGTCTGGACGCCCCCGTCAGCGGAGGCGAAGCGGGCGCGGTGGAAGGAACCCTGGCGGTGATGGTGGGCGGCGACCCGCAGACCCTCGCCCATGTCCGCCCCGTCCTCGACGCGGTCGGGTCGACCATCGTGCACGTCGGAGGGCCCGGAGCCGGCCAGGTCGTCAAGGCCGCCAACCAGCTCGTCGTCGCCGGCAACCTCCAGGTCCTCGCCGAAGCCCTGGTGTTCCTGCGCGCCCACCTCGGCGAGCAGGACCTCCCCGCCGCACTGGACGTCCTGGGCGGCGGACTCGCCGGCAGCACGGCCCTGACCCGCAAGCGCCGGGCCCTGCTCGAGCAGCACTACCAGCCGGGGTTCCGCATCGCGCTGCACGACAAGGACATGGGCATCGTCGAGACCGCCGCCCGTCACGCCGGCCTCGCCCTGCCCGTCACCTCCGTCGTGGCCACCATGATCGCAGCGGTGAAGGCGCGCGGTGGCGGCGACCTGGACCACTCCGCCCTCGCCGAGCTCGCCGCTGACCTCAACGGGAGTGCTCGATGA
- a CDS encoding carbohydrate ABC transporter permease has product MSAPTAPPGPALSSSTPPPAAIRGTAEWRRQGRAAHVFLIPWLLGLVLITAVPLLASLYLAFTDYDLLNAPTWTGLENFRRMGEDPRFWASTWVTLKYVVVSVPLQLAFALALAVVLDKGIKGLALYRSVYYLPSLLGTSVAVAILWRQLFGHDGLINAGLALLGVEGQSWLQNPATALSTIVVLNVWTFGSPMIIFLAGLRQIPEELYEAARVDGAGRWRQFVSITAPMLTPIIFFNLVLQTIGAFQSFTQAHVISGGRGGPLDSTLFYTLYLYQQGFVNFNMGYASAMAWVLLLVIGVVTALHFLLSKYWVFYGDN; this is encoded by the coding sequence GTGAGTGCCCCCACCGCGCCGCCTGGACCGGCGCTCTCCAGCAGCACGCCACCGCCGGCGGCGATCCGGGGCACCGCCGAGTGGCGGCGCCAGGGTCGCGCCGCGCACGTCTTCCTCATCCCCTGGCTACTGGGCCTGGTCCTCATCACCGCCGTCCCGCTGCTGGCGTCGCTCTACCTGGCCTTCACCGACTACGACCTGCTCAACGCCCCCACCTGGACCGGCCTGGAGAACTTCCGCCGGATGGGCGAGGACCCGCGCTTCTGGGCCTCGACGTGGGTGACCCTGAAGTACGTCGTGGTCTCCGTCCCCCTGCAGCTGGCCTTCGCCCTGGCCCTGGCCGTCGTCCTCGACAAGGGCATCAAGGGTCTGGCCCTGTACCGCAGCGTCTACTACCTCCCCTCCCTGCTGGGCACCTCCGTCGCCGTCGCGATCCTGTGGCGCCAGCTCTTCGGGCACGACGGGCTCATCAACGCCGGCCTCGCGCTGCTGGGCGTCGAAGGCCAGAGCTGGCTGCAGAACCCGGCCACGGCCCTGTCGACCATCGTGGTCCTCAACGTGTGGACCTTCGGCTCACCCATGATCATCTTCCTGGCCGGCCTGCGCCAGATCCCCGAGGAGCTCTACGAAGCGGCCCGCGTGGACGGTGCCGGGCGGTGGCGGCAGTTCGTCTCCATCACCGCACCGATGCTGACGCCCATCATCTTCTTCAACCTGGTCCTGCAGACCATCGGCGCCTTCCAGAGCTTCACCCAGGCCCACGTCATCTCCGGTGGCCGCGGCGGTCCGCTGGACTCCACGCTGTTCTACACGCTGTACCTCTACCAGCAGGGCTTCGTGAACTTCAACATGGGCTACGCCTCGGCGATGGCGTGGGTGCTTCTCCTCGTCATCGGCGTCGTGACCGCGCTGCACTTCCTGCTGTCGAAGTACTGGGTCTTCTACGGGGACAACTGA
- a CDS encoding type II toxin-antitoxin system Phd/YefM family antitoxin: MKSIPVRDLRNEYGRILKVVEENGESCTITNHGRVVAQIVPPPRETGPREGVPLADVVGLAGMLDPSQVESLKTDLAAANWESEDPFERHEQQRSSSDAISALDQQADGV; encoded by the coding sequence GTGAAGTCCATCCCGGTGCGTGACCTGCGCAACGAGTACGGCCGCATCCTCAAGGTGGTCGAGGAGAACGGCGAGAGCTGCACGATCACCAACCACGGTCGCGTGGTCGCTCAGATCGTCCCCCCGCCCCGCGAGACCGGGCCCCGCGAAGGCGTCCCCCTGGCCGATGTGGTCGGCCTCGCCGGCATGCTCGACCCGTCCCAGGTCGAGTCCCTCAAGACCGACCTCGCGGCAGCGAACTGGGAGTCCGAGGACCCGTTCGAGCGCCACGAGCAGCAGCGCTCGTCGTCGGACGCCATCTCCGCCCTGGACCAACAGGCCGACGGGGTGTGA
- a CDS encoding SDR family oxidoreductase, whose translation MSGFSVVDVNIDSTTTALVTGANRGIGAHFVSQLLERGATVYAATRRPDSIDVPGVRVLALDITDPEAVASAARGAGDVNLLINNAGSSTWADLLGDLDAVRAEMDVNFWGTLSMVRAFAPILAANGGGAVVNIASALSWSVYPGNGAYAVSKAANWNMSNALRLELASQGTLVTSVHLGATDTDMIKGYDLPKNDPADVARTVLDGVAASKIEVVADESTAMVKAALARDPAEFYRQFLTA comes from the coding sequence ATGTCAGGTTTTAGCGTAGTCGACGTGAACATCGACAGCACCACCACCGCGCTCGTCACCGGCGCCAACCGTGGCATCGGAGCGCACTTCGTCAGTCAGCTCCTGGAGCGCGGTGCGACGGTCTACGCCGCTACCCGCCGCCCTGACTCCATCGACGTCCCCGGGGTCCGCGTCCTCGCGCTGGACATCACCGACCCCGAGGCTGTCGCGTCGGCCGCGCGGGGTGCCGGGGACGTGAACCTCCTGATCAACAACGCGGGGTCCTCGACGTGGGCGGACCTCCTCGGGGACCTGGACGCCGTTCGCGCCGAGATGGACGTGAACTTCTGGGGGACCCTCTCGATGGTGCGTGCGTTCGCGCCGATCCTCGCCGCGAACGGCGGCGGTGCGGTGGTCAACATCGCCTCGGCGCTCTCCTGGTCCGTCTACCCCGGCAACGGCGCGTACGCCGTGTCCAAGGCGGCGAACTGGAACATGAGCAACGCCCTCCGCCTGGAACTGGCGAGCCAGGGGACCCTCGTCACCTCGGTGCACCTGGGGGCCACCGACACCGACATGATCAAGGGCTACGACCTGCCGAAGAACGACCCCGCCGACGTCGCCCGCACGGTGCTCGACGGCGTCGCGGCGTCGAAGATCGAGGTCGTCGCCGACGAATCGACCGCGATGGTCAAGGCCGCGCTGGCCAGGGACCCGGCGGAGTTCTACCGCCAGTTCCTCACAGCCTGA